In Euphorbia lathyris chromosome 9, ddEupLath1.1, whole genome shotgun sequence, the following are encoded in one genomic region:
- the LOC136205948 gene encoding cyclin-H1-1 isoform X1, whose product MADFQTSTQRAKWIFTPQQLAEKHKTTNQRAKQMLEKCGTTRMEVDLDGSLSYPEPQVRTADNADKHSRPKSLSVEEEQFMLVYYEYKLREVCSAFYFPHKIQATALIYFKRFYLQWSVMEHDPKHIMYDFLRSLFISMHIQLFNAYKFACKIEENHVSAEELGKGISQDHQMILNYEMLVLQSLGFDLIVYAPYRSLEGFINDMEEFCHATDDPAQMLKDLQATATSEIDKIMFTDAPLLFPPGQLALAALRSANEIHQVLDFERYIESILSRQNSMHTFSDLAESLNAIDSWVKKYKFPTEKDMKHINRKLKSCWGHSSHDDKKREKKSKHKSHKSSIAIA is encoded by the exons ATGGCTGATTTTCAAACATCAACTCAAAGAGCTAAATGGATCTTCACCCCGCAGCAGCTG GCTGAGAAGCACAAAACTACTAACCAACGAGCCAAACAAATGCTGGAGAAG TGTGGAACAACAAGAATGGAAGTAGATCTTGATGGCTCATTGTCATATCCTGAACCTCAAGTTCGCACAGCAGATAATG CTGATAAGCATTCACGCCCTAAATCACTTAGTGTCGAAGAAGAACAGTTCATGCTGGTATACTATGAATATAAACTCCGAGAAGTATGTAGTGCCTTTTACTTTCCTCATAAAATTCAG GCCACAGCACTCATATACTTCAAAAGGTTTTATCTTCAATGGTCTGTTATGGAACACGATCCAAAACACATAATGTATGATTTCTTGAGATCTCTTTTTATATCTATGCACATACAGTTGTTCAACGCCTACAAATTTG CTTGTAAGATAGAAGAAAATCATGTATCTGCAGAGGAGCTTGGTAAGGGGATTTCACAGGATCATCAGATGATTCTCAATTACGAAATGCTTGTCCTTCAG AGTTTGGGATTTGATCTTATTGTTTATGCACCATATCGTTCACTAGAAGGTTTTATAAATGACATGGAG GAATTCTGCCATGCAACAGATGACCCAGCTCAAATGCTGAAG GATTTGCAAGCAACTGCAACATCAGAGATTGACAAAATTATGTTTACTGATGCACCATTGCTTTTCCCTCCTGGGCAG TTAGCATTGGCTGCTCTGCGAAGTGCAAATGAGATACACCAAGTTCTTGATTTTGAAAG ATACATTGAAAGCATTCTCTCTCGTCAGAACTCTATGCACACATTTTCAGATCTGGCTGAATCTCTTAATGCCATAGATTCTTGG GTAAAGAAGTACAAGTTCCCTACAGAAAAGGATATGAAGCACATTAATCGGAAGCTAAAGTCTTGTTGGGGTCATAGCTCACATGACGA CAAAAAACGGGAGAAGAAATCAAAACACAAGTCCCACAAGAGTTCAATTGCCATTGCCTAG
- the LOC136205948 gene encoding cyclin-H1-1 isoform X2 yields MADFQTSTQRAKWIFTPQQLAEKHKTTNQRAKQMLEKCGTTRMEVDLDGSLSYPEPQVRTADNADKHSRPKSLSVEEEQFMLVYYEYKLREVCSAFYFPHKIQATALIYFKRFYLQWSVMEHDPKHIMLTCIYTACKIEENHVSAEELGKGISQDHQMILNYEMLVLQSLGFDLIVYAPYRSLEGFINDMEEFCHATDDPAQMLKDLQATATSEIDKIMFTDAPLLFPPGQLALAALRSANEIHQVLDFERYIESILSRQNSMHTFSDLAESLNAIDSWVKKYKFPTEKDMKHINRKLKSCWGHSSHDDKKREKKSKHKSHKSSIAIA; encoded by the exons ATGGCTGATTTTCAAACATCAACTCAAAGAGCTAAATGGATCTTCACCCCGCAGCAGCTG GCTGAGAAGCACAAAACTACTAACCAACGAGCCAAACAAATGCTGGAGAAG TGTGGAACAACAAGAATGGAAGTAGATCTTGATGGCTCATTGTCATATCCTGAACCTCAAGTTCGCACAGCAGATAATG CTGATAAGCATTCACGCCCTAAATCACTTAGTGTCGAAGAAGAACAGTTCATGCTGGTATACTATGAATATAAACTCCGAGAAGTATGTAGTGCCTTTTACTTTCCTCATAAAATTCAG GCCACAGCACTCATATACTTCAAAAGGTTTTATCTTCAATGGTCTGTTATGGAACACGATCCAAAACACATAAT GTTAACTTGTATATATACAGCTTGTAAGATAGAAGAAAATCATGTATCTGCAGAGGAGCTTGGTAAGGGGATTTCACAGGATCATCAGATGATTCTCAATTACGAAATGCTTGTCCTTCAG AGTTTGGGATTTGATCTTATTGTTTATGCACCATATCGTTCACTAGAAGGTTTTATAAATGACATGGAG GAATTCTGCCATGCAACAGATGACCCAGCTCAAATGCTGAAG GATTTGCAAGCAACTGCAACATCAGAGATTGACAAAATTATGTTTACTGATGCACCATTGCTTTTCCCTCCTGGGCAG TTAGCATTGGCTGCTCTGCGAAGTGCAAATGAGATACACCAAGTTCTTGATTTTGAAAG ATACATTGAAAGCATTCTCTCTCGTCAGAACTCTATGCACACATTTTCAGATCTGGCTGAATCTCTTAATGCCATAGATTCTTGG GTAAAGAAGTACAAGTTCCCTACAGAAAAGGATATGAAGCACATTAATCGGAAGCTAAAGTCTTGTTGGGGTCATAGCTCACATGACGA CAAAAAACGGGAGAAGAAATCAAAACACAAGTCCCACAAGAGTTCAATTGCCATTGCCTAG